In the Oncorhynchus nerka isolate Pitt River linkage group LG2, Oner_Uvic_2.0, whole genome shotgun sequence genome, one interval contains:
- the LOC135575164 gene encoding general transcription factor II-I repeat domain-containing protein 2-like, translated as MHGTTTGHDLYEEVSRCVNEMELPWEKLVGLTTDGAPAMCGHRSGLVAKIREKMQEENATGELTAYHCIIHQEALCGKALKMEHVMSIITRTVNFIRAKGLNHRQFKAFLTELETEHGDLPYHTEVRWLSQGKVLQRCFELREEICLFLDSKGKDTTQLRDEMFLCEMAFLCDITSHLNAINLQLQGRDRVISDMYSTVKAFKTKLTLWETQMRKENLSHFPSCQTMKEKLSTSAFPSTQLADKIGMLAADFRRRFADFEAQKSRLELLGNPFAVDVESSPPNLQMELIDLQCNDALRAKYAAVGAAEFARFLPAQCPSCASRLLKRCLCLAAHTCVNNCFL; from the coding sequence atgcatggcacaactacggggcatgatttgtatgaagaggtgtcaagatgtgtaaatgagatggagctgccttgggaaaaactcgtgggtttgacaaccgacggagcacctgcgatgtgtggacacaggagcggactggtggcgaagatacgggaaaagatgcaagaggaaaacgcgacaggtgagctgacagcttatcattgtatcatacaccaggaagcgttgtgcggtaaagccttgaaaatggagcatgtaatgagcatcatcacgcgcacagttaactttatcagagccaaaggtttgaatcaccgccagttcaaggcatttctgacggagttagaaacggagcatggtgatttgccttatcacacagaggtgcgatggctaagccagggaaaggtgcttcaaagatgtttcgagcttcgtgaggagatttgtctgttcttggacagcaaagggaaagacacaacacaactccgagacgaaatgtttctgtgtgaaatggcttttctgtgtgacattacgagtcatctgaatgcaataaacttgcagctgcagggtcgggatcgtgtcatctctgatatgtacagtacagtgaaggcatttaaaaccaaactgactctgtgggagacgcagatgcggaaagaaaatttgagccactttcccagctgccagaccatgaaagagaagctctctaccagtgcgttcccgagcacacagttggctgataaaataggtatgcttgccgctgactttcgacgccgatttgctgactttgaagcacaaaaaagcaggttggaactgctcggtaacccatttgctgttgacgtggaaagctcaccaccaaacctccaaatggagttgattgacctccaatgcaatgatgcactgagggcaaaatatgcggcagtgggtgctgcggagttcgcccgtttcctcccggcacaatgccccagctgcgcatccaggctgctcaaacgttgtctatgtttggcagcacatacctgtgtgaacaactgttttctttga